In Zalophus californianus isolate mZalCal1 chromosome 17, mZalCal1.pri.v2, whole genome shotgun sequence, one DNA window encodes the following:
- the SBSN gene encoding suprabasin, with translation MHLASLVSSCSLLLLLGALPGWAANDDPIEKVIEGINRGLSNAEREVGKALEGINNGITHAGREVEKVFNGLSHVGSQAGKELDKGVQGLNNGLDKAGKEADKVVQGVHDGVNQAGKEAEKFGQGVNHAAGQAGKEADKLGQGVHHAAGQAGKEVDRLQQNVHNGVNQAGKEANQLLNGTHPGVSTGQHGGGATTTVASGASVNKPFINIPALWKSIANIIP, from the exons ATGCACCTTGCCAGTTTGGTCAGCTCCTGCTCCCTCCTACTGCTACTGGGGGCCCTTCCTGGATGGGCGGCCAATGATGACCCCATTGAGAAGGTCATTGAAGGAATCAACCGAGGGCTGAGCAATGCAGAGAGAGAGGTGGGCAAGGCCCTGGAAGGCATCAATAATGGAATCACTCACGCTGGAAGGGAAGTGGAAAAAGTTTTTAATGGACTTAGCCACGTGGGGAGCCAGGCCGGCAAGGAACTGGACAAAGGCGTCCAGGGGCTCAACAACGGCTTGGACAAG GCCGGAAAGGAGGCAGACAAAGTGGTCCAAGGGGTCCACGATGGGGTCAACCAGGccgggaaggaggcagagaaattTGGCCAAGGGGTCAACCACGCTGCTGGCCAGGCTGGAAAGGAAGCGGATAAACTTGGCCAAGGTGTCCACCATGCTGCTGGCCAGGCCGGGAAGGAGGTGGACAGGTTGCAGCAGAATGTTCATAATGGGGTCAACCAAGCCGGCAAGGAGGCCAACCAGCTGCTGAAT GGCACTCACCCAGGCGTTTCCACCGGCCAGCACGGAGGGGGCGCAACCACAACAGTAGCATCTGGA GCCTCGGTCAACAAGCCCTTCATCAACATTCCAGCTCTGTGGAAG aGCATCGCCAACATCATTCCCTAA
- the TMEM147 gene encoding transmembrane protein 147, giving the protein MTLFHFGNCFALAYFPYFITYKCSGLSEYNAFWKCVQAGVTYLFVQLCKMLFLATFFPTWEGGIYDFIGEFMKASVDVADLIGLNLVMSRNAGKGEYKIMVAALGWATAELIMSRCIPLWVGARGIEFDWKYIQMSIDSNISLVHYIVASAQVWMITRYDLYHTFRPAVLLLMLLSVYKAFVMETFVHLCSLGSWTALLARAVVTGLLALSTLALYVAVVNVHS; this is encoded by the exons ATGACCCTGTTCCACTTCGGGAACTGCTTCGCCCTGGCCTACTTCCCCTACTTCATCACCTACAAGTGCAGCGGCCT GTCTGAGTACAACGCCTTCTGGAAGTGCGTGCAGGCCGGGGTCACCTACCTCTTCGTGCAGCTGTGCAAG ATGCTGTTCCTGGCCACTTTTTTTCCCACCTGGGAAGGCGGCATCTATGACTTCATTGGG GAGTTCATGAAGGCCAGCGTGGATGTGGCAGACCTGATAGGCCTAAACCTTGTCATGTCCCGGAATGCAGGCAAGGGGGAGTACAAGATCATGGTTGCTGCCCTGGGCTGGGCCACCGCCGAGCTCATTATGTCCCG CTGCATCCCTCTGTGGGTTGGAGCCCGGGGCATTGAGTTTGACTGGAAGTACATCCAGATGAGCATTGACTCCAACATCAGTCTG GTCCATTACATCGTGGCATCTGCCCAGGTCTGGATGATAACACGCTATGACCTGTACCACACTTTTCGGCCAGCAGTACTCCTGCTGATGCTCCTCAGCGTCTACAAGGCCTTTGTCATGGA GACCTTTGTCCACCTCTGTTCCCTGGGCAGCTGGACAGCACTGCTGGCCCGGGCAGTGGTGACAGGGCTGCTGGCGCTCAGCACCCTGGCCCTCTATGTCGCTGTTGTCAACGTGCACTCCTAG
- the GAPDHS gene encoding glyceraldehyde-3-phosphate dehydrogenase, testis-specific — MSKRDIVLTNVTVVQLLRQPCPVTRGPPPPEPKVETEQEPQPEPEPKPEPVKEESPLPQPTKPSVVQKLTVGINGFGRIGRLVLRACMEKGVKVVAVNDPFIDPEYMVYMFKYDSTHGRYKGSVEYRNGKLVVDNQEISVFQCKQPRDVPWKSVGNPFVVESTGVYLSLQEASDHIEAGATRVVISAPSPDAPIFVMGVNEKNYNPGSMKVVSNASCTTNCLAPLAKVVHEQFGIVEGLMTTVHSYTATQKTVDGPSKKAWRDGRGAHQNIIPASTGAAKAVGKVIPDLKGKLTGMAFRVPTPDVSVVDLTCRLAQPTSYEAIKDAIKAAAQGPMAGILAYTEDEVVSTDFVGDTHSSIFDAKAGIALNDNFVKLISWYDNEYGYSHRVVDLLRYMFSRHK, encoded by the exons ATGTCGAAACGCGACATCGTCCTCACCAATGTCACGGTTGTCCAGCTGCTGCGACAGCCGTGCCCGG TGACCAGAGGACCACCCCCACCAGAGCCCAAGGTTGAGACAGAGCAGGAGCCCCAGCCTGAGCCAGAGCCCAAACCTGAGCCAGTCAAGGAGGAATCCCCACTTCCTCAACCTACGAAGCCTTCTGTGGTTCAGAAGCTGACAGTGGGCATCAATGG ATTTGGACGCATCGGTCGCCTGGTGCTCCGCGCCTGCATGGAGAAGGGTGTTAAGGTGGTGGCAGTGAACGACCCATTCATCGACCCGGAATATATG GTGTACATGTTTAAATATGACTCCACCCATGGCCGGTACAAGGGGAGTGTGGAGTACAGGAACGGAAAACTGGTGGTGGACAACCAGGAGATCAGCGTCTTCCAGTG CAAGCAGCCCCGAGATGTTCCCTGGAAGTCTGTCGGGAACCCCTTTGTGGTTGAGTCCACTGGCGTGTACCTGTCCTTACAGGAGGCTTCA GACCACATCGAGGCAGGTGCCACGCGTGTGGTTATCTCTGCACCCTCACCCGATGCGCCCATATTTGTCATGGGAGTAAACGAGAAGAACTATAATCCGGGCTCCATGAAAGTTGTCAG CAATGCCTCCTGCACCACCAACTGCCTGGCTCCCCTTGCCAAGGTCGTCCATGAGCAATTTGGGATCGTGGAAGGGCTGATG ACCACAGTTCATTCCTACACTGCCACCCAGAAGACAGTGGACGGGCCATCGAAGAAGGCCTGGCGAGACGGGCGGGGTGCCCACCAGAACATCATCCCAGCCTCCACCGGGGCTGCCAAGGCCGTTGGCAAAGTCATTCCAGACCTCAAAGG GAAGCTGACAGGAATGGCATTCCGGGTGCCAACCCCAGACGTATCTGTTGTGGACCTGACCTGCCGCCTGGCCCAGCCTACCTCGTACGAGGCCATCAAAGACGCCATAAAAGCAGCAGCCCAAGGGCCCATGGCTGGCATCCTCGCCTACACCGAGGATGAG GTCGTCTCCACTGACTTTGTGGGCGATACCCACTCGTCCATCTTCGATGCTAAAGCCGGCATCGCGCTCAACGACAACTTCGTGAAGCTCATTTCctg gtaCGACAACGAATACGGCTACAGTCACCGAGTGGTGGACCTCCTCCGCTACATGTTCAGCCGCCACAAGTGA